GCCAGAACTGTACTCCGACGGTGCTGGAAAAGTGCCCTTACCAGGTTTTCGTTGAGTTCTATTCTCTCATCCGGAGGCTTGGGTTCCAGTATCACAACTGCAGAGTCCACCTTCGGTCTGGGCCAGAAGGCCCCTCTACCGATCTTCTCCACAAGCTCAGCGTGGGCCTTTGCCCGAATCATAAGAGACAGGCGGGAGTAATTTCTATCACCTGGCTTTGCCACCATTCTCTGGGCGAACTCCAGCTGGTATATGAGAACCGCCCGTTCAAATTCATACCTCAAAAAGCGGAATGTTATGGGGGACGAAATCTGGTACGGGAGGTTTGAAACTATCTTGTTAAACTCGGGGAACTCGACCCTCAATGCATCGCCCTCTATTATCTCGACGTTCGGCCAGTCATACTCTTTCCTTAGTATCTCAACGAGGCGATGGTCTTTTTCAATGGCGGAAACTTTTCCGGCGTGTCTGCTCAGAGCATCGGTGAGAACTCCGAGACCCGGGCCAATTTCGAGAACGCGGTCTTTTTCGTCCAGTTCCGCCCTTTCAACGTTCCTTTCGATTATATCCTGAACTACCAGAAAGTTCTGACCGAGGTCGGAGTTGGCCTTCAGATTGTACTTGGAAATAAGGGAAAAAAGGCGCTCTCTCATACGCGGAATATCCTCCTTGAACCGACGAAGAGTCTGTATCTGTCCTTACCTTCGAGTTCATCGACGACTCTCTTGGCTATCATTTTCGCCGGATCCGGGAGACCCTTGACACGGTGACGGAGATCCTCGAAGCTTTTGAATGGTTCCTTTTTGCGCTCGTCGAGTATTTCCCACATGTGCTTCTTCCCTATGCCCGGAAGCAGTTCTAGACTGTGGAGTCTGTTGGTTATGGGGGGAGCGACGTTGAAGAACTGGATAAAGCGCTCCTCATTATTCTTGACTATCTCCTCAACAACGTACGGCAGTTCGGCTTTAGCGGTGGCAGTGAGGTCATCGTAGTGGATCTTTCTGTTTATCATGAGAATCTTATCCCTCTGCCCCTTACCGATGAAAACCCTTTCATAGAGCATGAGGTCCTCCTTGGGAGCAACCTCAAGGAGTGTGAAAGCCTTTTCACCTATAACCTGCGCCACGGGCTTCCCGCTTCTCCTTCCGGTGCTTAAATCAGTGTATCCCTCCGGCAGATAGTCCAGCACGTAGGCATACTCCTCATACTCAACATTCCGCCTCTTCTTTTCGAGGCTTTCCCTGTA
This window of the Thermococcus thermotolerans genome carries:
- the rsmA gene encoding 16S rRNA (adenine(1518)-N(6)/adenine(1519)-N(6))-dimethyltransferase RsmA, which gives rise to MRERLFSLISKYNLKANSDLGQNFLVVQDIIERNVERAELDEKDRVLEIGPGLGVLTDALSRHAGKVSAIEKDHRLVEILRKEYDWPNVEIIEGDALRVEFPEFNKIVSNLPYQISSPITFRFLRYEFERAVLIYQLEFAQRMVAKPGDRNYSRLSLMIRAKAHAELVEKIGRGAFWPRPKVDSAVVILEPKPPDERIELNENLVRALFQHRRSTVLAALKKSHHMLGLSREEFKKVKGAFSGMPHAEKRVFQLSPEEVRDIEEFLRAEGFLK
- a CDS encoding DUF655 domain-containing protein; amino-acid sequence: MDRYRRHSYRESLEKKRRNVEYEEYAYVLDYLPEGYTDLSTGRRSGKPVAQVIGEKAFTLLEVAPKEDLMLYERVFIGKGQRDKILMINRKIHYDDLTATAKAELPYVVEEIVKNNEERFIQFFNVAPPITNRLHSLELLPGIGKKHMWEILDERKKEPFKSFEDLRHRVKGLPDPAKMIAKRVVDELEGKDRYRLFVGSRRIFRV